The genomic region ATTGGTTCGCTCTGGAAATTTTGGCAAATTCGCCATCTCTGGCGTGAAGGCTTGCACTGGATTAAATTGGCTTTGGATTTGCCAGTGGTTAATAGCGAAGCCTATCAACAAGCGCGAGCCAAGGTGCTGTGGGGTGCTGGTTGGTTGGCAGTCGATTTGCATCAGCATGATTTAGCTCAAGCCATGTTCGAGCAAAGCCTGCACCTCGCCACCAGCCTCGATGATCAACAGGGAATTGCACGAGCTTTGCATGGCGTTGGCTTACTGGCCGAGTGGGCGGGGCAGCGCGATTTTGCCATGCGAGCCTATCAAGAAAGTTTAAGTCTCTTCCACCAACTCAACGATCAGGAGGAGATTGCATGGTCGTTGTTTCACTTAGGAGCAGCACTGCAATCGCAAGGGCAAGCCCAGCAAGCTCGCCATTTTTTAGAAGCAGCCTTAGCAACCTCACGCCGCTTGGCCCATTCGTGGAGTATCGTGCATCAAACCAAAGCACTCGGCCAAATGGCGATTGATCAAGGGCGTTATACTGATGCCGAGTTATTGCTCAACGAAAGTTTAACCTTAGCCCAAAACCATCAATATCAGCAAATTTATCTTGAAATTTTGCGGCATCTTGGGCGTTCGGCACTAGAGCAAGGTCAGTATCAACAAGCCCGCGAGCGGTTTCAAGCCAGCCTTGAGCAAGCCCAGCGACTCAAAGAACCCTCGGCGATTCGCTGGGCCAGCATTCACCTCAACTGGCTGGGTATTCTCGCAGGCGATTTAGCCCAAGCTTATGCGTTTGAGCAACAATTAGCAATCTTCGAGCGCGACGAGCCAGCTTGGGCAATTGCTTGGCTCAAGGCGCGTTTGGGCACAATTGCTTTGCTCAAACACCAGCCTGAGGTAGCCCAAAGCTGGTTTCTGGCTAGTATTCAAATCTACCAAGCCAACGACTTGCCATGGGGGTTGGTCGAATGTCTTGAAGGTTTGGCCCATAGCCTGTGTTTGAGCAACCACTCCAATCAAGCCGAAGCCTGCTTGCAATTGCTGAGTGCCGCTGAACAGCAACGCCAAGCCCTGCCACGGGTGCGCTCAGTGCCGGAACAAGCAGCATGGCAAGCCAGCCTTGCATGGTGTCAACACCAACTTAGCCCCGAACAATTTGCCCAAATTTGGCAAACTGGGGCGACCCAAAAGCTTGAACAGTTGCTTAAACTTTTTTAATCACGAAACTCAATCAGCTTGAACGATAATCCCCAAACGGTTCAACAATACTCGATAATCAGCAGCTCGATAGCGAATCGGTGGCTTGTTGGGGCTATGCGAATCGGAGCCAGCACTAATTAAAAGCGCGTGCTCTTGAGCATAATTACGGTAGAGTGCGGCTTGTTCGGCAGTATGCAAAGGATAATCAGCCTCAATTCCATCCAAGGACACTTCGGCCCATAACGCATCGAGCAACACTTGATCAAAACAGACAAAGCCATCGCTGCGGCCTGGATGGGCCAATATGCAGATTGCCCCACTCTGTTGCGCCGCTGCCACCACTGCCGCAATTGGGTTGGTCGCAAAATCGCAGCCTGAGGCTTGCATCAGTTGTGAAAATTGGGCTGGCGCAAGCGTTGGGTTCTGTTGTTTGACCAAGGCCGCCAAAGAATGGGGTTGTTGGGCTGAAGGTTGGGCCAGAATCATGGCAAGCTGTGGTTGATGTTGAGGGGTCAAATAGCCTTGATCACAACAATAAGCAAAGGCATGATTGATGATTGCTTGCTGGCGTTGATGCAGCTCAGCGGCAATCGCCATAAGTGGATTTGGCTCAAGCCCAAAGCCAAAACACAGCAGATCAACCAACTGCTCGCGCCAAAGGCAAGACATTTCGGCAGCAACCAACAAAGGCATACCCTCGGCCAACGCCAACGCTTGGATTGCTTGCGCCATATCAGGTCGATCGTGGTCGGTGATAGCCGCCAAACCAAACCCTTCGCGCTTCAAATGTTGAATCAGCTCAAGCGCCGCCCACTGGCCATCGCTGGCCGTTGTATGCAATTGCAAGTCGATCGCAGCATCGGCGGCTAAAATCAAATTTGTGATTGAAGATTGCACAAGCGTCATCCTAATCCCTCATTGACCAATCTCAAGCTGAATGTTCACCACATCGCCTTCGTTAAGCTGCTCGGCCAAACGAATTGGCTTTTTGATCGGCACAAGATACAGGCCATCTTTGGGAATCAGCGAAGTGCTCCAAGTTGTTTGACCAATTTGGACTTGGGCCGGAATCACGCCCCAGCCATAGGTCACTAGCCCAGCAACCGCCTTGATTGCTTGGCTCTGTTCAAACGGAACAGTGACGAAATACCATGGAGCTGGCCCTTTCCAAAACCAAATTGGCCCAGTAAAATCAAACGTCACACAAACCTCCTCGGATTAAATCAAGAACCCATGCACGATGCATGGGTCTGATTGCAAGATTCACAAATTTACGAACGGGTTAGTTGGGCGACGGCTGTGCGCAAATCGGCTGAGGTCTGGACTGAACTCAAATCGACCGACAACGTCGTCAGCATTTGGGCAACTTCGGGAGCAACCCCCACCAAAATCACACTTGCCCCCAACAAGCGTAAGCCATTCATCATGGTCAACAAGGCTTGAGCAGCCTGTTCATCCATCATTGGCACACCCGTAATGTCAATCAACACTTTGCGAGCGCGTTCACGTTCAACTCGGGTTAAGAGAATTGAGGTAGCTTGTTGCACCCGTTCGCCATCCAAACTACCAATCAAGGGCATCACCAACACCCCTTTTAGAATTGGAATGACTGGTGAGGCAACATCACGCAGCAGTTGCGATAACTGTTGACGTTCAGCGAGTGAGTGTTCGAGATTAACCACCACTTCACTTAGGCGTTGCATCGCGGCTTCTCGCGCAGCTTCTTTAGCCTCGGTTTCTTGGCGCGAAACCTGTAAAGCAGCGGTCATGCTATTAAATGAGCTAGCTAACTGACCTAATTCATTGCTACTCTCAACCTCAATGGGCTGGAGATCGCCGTCGGCAACTCGATTGGTCGCCCCAATTAAACCAGTCAGCGGCTTAAGAAATTGGCGACGCAGAATCAAAGCCATCCCAAAGCCAAACAAAATAACCGCAATCAAGGCCAAACCGATGCTCAAGCCAAGGCTTTGGTTGGTAATCGTGGCAATTTGGTTGGCAGTTTCAGTCGTCCGCGCTGTAATTTCATCCAACGGTGAAGCTAAGCCCAGCCCCCATGGAATACCGCTAATCGCCGCATAGGCCACCACATAGCCGCGCCCACTCAGGCGCACTGTGGTTACTCCATCGCGGCCTGCCTGTAAATCACTGATCATTGATGAACTGGGCAGGTTGGCTTGATTAGTCAAAATTTGCTGAACAACCCCCCCCTGACCAGCCTCGGTCACCGCCACAACTTCGCCATTACGGGTAATCAAAAAGGCAAAACTCGATTGATCAACAATTAACCCCTTGAGATAGAAACTCAAACGATCAAGGCTGACATCAACGCTGACTGTGCCCAAAAAATCGGCATTGGCATAGACTGGCGCAGCAACCGAGATCAAGGCTTGCGATTGATCAATCGATTGATGCACCTCTGTCCAGACTAAGGCGCGGCTTGGGTTATTCTCGGGCAAACTTGCTTGATAAGCCGCCTCTTGGCTAGGCAACCAGTCCGCTGGTGGGTCGTTAGGAGTCATGTTGGGATAGGTGCGCAAGGTGTTGGCCGTCAGATACGAGATGCGCACAATTTCAGGCACGCTGATTTGCAAGCTTGGTAAGACATCTTCGAGCCGTTGACTATAGCGAATGTCAGCTAATGCTTGAGCCTGATCAGGATTAGCAATTACTAAGACCGTGGTTGCCCCGCTTGTATATTGGCGACCATTACGGGCTACATTCAACTCAGGCAAGGTGGGAATTTGATTGGTTGGCTGTTGCAAATAGGTGCGGGTGGTGACCGCTAATTGTTGCACACCGCGGACAGTTTGCCCAGTGCTAGCAGCATGGCTTTGGGCAATCCGCAGGAGATATTGTTCAGCTTGGGCTTGCAGCGCAGCGGTGCTATCGTTGGTGGCTTGGTTGCGCACTGCCACCAAGCCACGAGCATTAATTGCTAAATTGAGCAACGCCAAGAGCGATGTTCCCAATAAGAGGATAACAATAACTTGCCTGCGTAAACTATGGAGCATCGTCCATCCTCCACCTACAACAACCTATTGCGACACACGCAGCGTAATTTTGAACGTTTCGGGTGGGATCGAAGTCGTTGGATCAAAGCTGGTGAGCGATGCAGTATCGATCACAAAGCTCTTCGGGCCAACATGGGCCATGAATTCTTTGCCTTCCAAAATGCGAACCGTTTGATCGATCGCTATTCGCGCAATCGTAACTGGTGGAGCCACCGCCGCTGCTTGGATACCGCCACTCTGCAATTCGGCATATACTTCTGGGCTAATGTAATATGCCATAATTTTGATTTTATCTTGCAGCTTGCGTTCGCGCAGAATTTCAGCAGCAGTTACCGCAGTTTGGCCAGTACCTACAATATAATCGATCTCAGGATGTGCGATCAAGACCTCTTCGATCAATTTTGCTTGCTCTTCTTTACCAGTATCGCCATATTTGGTTTCGACAATGTTAATTGCGCCACCAGTAATAGTAGCCTTAAACTTCTCATCGGCGGCTTTCGACCAGCCAGCCTTTTCGGGGCCAGGGAACCACGCGACATCAACAGCATCGCTGCCCTTAGCATGTTTTTGCACTAAATATTTGGCAATTTCTTGGCCGCCTTCGCCTGGAACCGACAGCGATTTGGCGGTAATGGCCTTCGACGAAATATCATTCATAAAGGCAATTACTGGAATTTTTTGGCTTTGCAGTTCAACAATTAAGTCGTTTAGGCCATCAAGCGAGATCGCCCCAATCACCACCGCCTTGGCTCCATTGGCCACACATTGGCGAATTTGGGTAATTTGGGTCGGCAAATTGCCATAGCCGCCAGCTTCAACAATTTCAACATTGATCCCTAAGCGTTCGGCTTCGGAAACTACACCATAATTAACTGCCAACCAATAGCTATCCTTGATATGCGGAATTGAAACACAAATTGTCTCAGCTTTATCGGCAAGCACCAAGGGCACATAATCGGTTGATGTACGGGGGCTAGCAAAATCGAATGGTGGATTCCAGACTTCAACTTGATAGCTGGCGCTGGTGCTGGTTTGACTGAGCGCGACGGTTGCACTAGGCACGGATGTTGGTTGGGCGGTTGGCTGAGCCGTGCCACAAGCAGCTAAACTAGCAGCCAATAAACTGCCAAGAACCCATTTCGAGCGTTTGGTTGCAGTCTGCATAGGATCTCCTTCTTACTTAAACCCTAGTGCAACAATGTTGATGAGCATGAGGCGGGCATTGTGGGGAAACGTGGCTAAACAAAGATGGGCAGGCCTATGTAAGAGATTGTCTCACACGAGGCCTGCCCACACAAGAGCTTATTTAATTTCGACAATCAACTCGATTTCGGTGGCCATATTGAAGGGCAATGCAACTTTACCACCAGATGAACGGGCATGTTTGCCAGCTTCGGGGCCAAAAATTTCGACCAAGAAGTCTGAACAGCCATCAACCGTTTTGCCAAGTGCGCCAACAACTGGGCCAGAAGTTACATCGTCATAGGTTGGAGTAACATTGACTGTTCCGGTAACCATCACAATGTGTTCAACTCGATCGAGGTCGCCGATTGTTGATTTCAGGAAGCGTAAGCCACGGACACAGCTCAGCATCGCGGCTTCTTGGGCAGTTGCCAACGAGAGGGTTGGCAATTCGCCTTTGAGGAAACCACCACTGCCAGTCAAAATTTCTGGGCCAGCCGATGAAATAAAGACCGTTTCGCCTGATTGTGAAGCATACACATAATTGGCGGTTGGTGGGGTTAGCGCTGGCAATGAAGCTACGCCATAACGAGCTTCAACATAGGCTTCGACTTTTTCAAAGACACAATCAACACCTGGTCTGCGACAACGATGTTGTTCAGCTTGTTGGGCTTTGTCGAGCGCTTGGCCTTCCGAAGCCAGTGAGATCGAGCTAAACGTAGCAGCCATTACCATTACGAGCAGGAGTTTGAGAGAAAAACGTTTCATAGATGGACTCCTCAGCACAAGGTTGATGTGTTTGATCGATCAATTCATCAATCATCAGTCATTGGGTATATAGGTCAAATGGGTCAGTGGATAACTTTGAGTTTACCTGACCTCAGGCCAAAGTCAACATTCCCAATAGTCCTATCCAAAAACTACCTTTAATGGGACTAGTCTAGCCTAGAATAGGCTAGGTACTTCCAACAAATTGTCCTAGGGCTAAAGGGTTAAAAATCTATCAGAGAACTATTTTGGCCCAGCTACGGTAGAGTAAGCAATACTGTTAATCGAGGTTTGAACTATGCCAATATTTATTCATTTTGAGTTTATGTGGATGCCGCCTAGATTCGGACATCCAATTCCACCCTATGAAAATATGATGACTCAGATCCGTTGGCAACATTACATGGGTTATCCAGAGAACGAGATCCGATCTCTCAAATGGGAATATTTTGACTATGATCTAATGACCAGCCAAGGATATGCGAAATGTCGATTTCTTTCTGATGAGTCCTTACCTGAAGGCTGGCTTGAACCTGGTTTATTTATTGAACTAACATCTGGAGGGGATCGAGTTTTGGCAATCGGTAGAATTGTCGAGGAACGCAGGACATAAATTAATTAATCATAAAAGCTGGTCGAATTGTAACATTCAATCAGCATTTATTTTTTAATCGCGTTGGCCTCAATTTAACGAGTAATGAACCTCGCCAGTCAAATCCGAGTATCATAGATCATCAATTGAGCACGGAAGGATTGTCCATGAGTGAGCCATTTATGCCAATTTCCGTCGTCTTGCCCGAAGCAGGCACAACCCTGATTGGCGATATTCGCTGCAAAATTCCGAGCGCTGCTACCAACGATCAATGCACAGTCTTGGAAGTTACCTTGCTACCAGGTCAAGGCGCAGTGATGCACCAGCATGAAATTGAAATGGAGATTTTAGTGGTTCAAGCGGGGCGCTGCACGGTTGGCGATGAACGCAATCAATGGGTACTTGAGGTTGGTGGCATTGCCCACTTTCCACAACGCACGCGCCATTTCTTTCGCAACGATCACCCCGAAACGTGTGTGATTTTGATCACGGCTATTCCAGGTGGGCTTGATCGCTTTTTCGAAGCGTTAGCGGCTCAAGCCAAAAATCCAGCCGAAGACTGAGCCAAAACAGCAGAGCCAAGGCTATACTGCCAATCTCAGCCAGCTAAAAATCTGGAGGTGGTTATGCCAACAACAATTCCAGCCCTACCCTGCGCAGATTTAGATCAAACGCTCGCATTTTGGTCTAGCCTTGGCTTTACGGTCAGTTACACCCAGCGCAAGCCTAACCCCTATGCCGTAATCAACGCCGATGATTATTGTCTGCATTTTTTCGGCTTGAAACAACTAGCACCCGCCGAAAATTACAGCACTTGTTTGATCATCGTGCCAGAAGTTGAACACTTACATGAACAATTTAGTCAACACCTACGGGCTAGTTTGGGCAAAGTGCCTGTGCAAGGCTTTCCACGCATTTCACGCATGAAACCTGGCCAAAGCCGTTTTACCCTTACCGATAATGCTGGTAATTCGATTATTTTTATCAAACAAAGCGTCGAGGATGCGGCGGCGGCCCAAGCCTACCAAAACCCTGAGTTAAGCCCATTGCAACGAGCAATTGCGGTTGCCGCTCGTTTGCGCGATTTCAAAAATGATGACCTAGCCGCCGCCAAAACGCTTGATCATGCCCTTGTCCGCTATCGCGATGCCCCAAATTTCGATTATGCCCAAGCTTTGCTTGCACGCATCGAATTGGCTCAAGCCCTTGAGCAAGCCCAACAACTTGAACAATTAACTGCCCAACTCAACTCACTCGATCTCAGCCCTGAACAATACCAACAACTCGGTTTATAGGCGATCTATTGTTGTGAGTCACTCCAACTACTTAAAACCATTGAACACAATGACTATGACTTTACCCAAACTGCTCAAGCTGCTCGTCGGCAAAGCAGCGCTCTAAAATAGTGCGGGTTGCTTGCACAAAATCGCGCTCATGCGAATCGACCGGATGCACCACACAGGTCGTAATATCGCAGTGCAAGCCCGTAATCAAGCGGCCTTGGGCTTGTTGTTCAGTCAAAACGTTAAGCAAGATTTGGCCAACCACATGCACTGCCCAACGCAATTCATCAAACGCCAAAAAACGCCCATCACGCAAAGCCAAATCACGAAAGCTAATCAAACGATTGGGCTGCGGAATCAGCCGCATACCAACAATCGCAAAGCGCTCAACATTCGGAATTTGGCGCACATAGCGTTCATACTCAATGATTGTCTGTTTTAAGCGCCAGCTTGGTTGATCAGGCGTGGTTGCTACAATCACTCGTTGATGGGGCACACAACGTGGCATCTGCATGCTGCACCTCTAAACCTTGGCTTGTTGGCGCATGGCATACACATAGCCCACCAAGCCACCAATCAAACTAGCCCCAACCACCAAGCCAATCGCACTGCCACCATGAAGTACCAACAACAGCAGCAAGCAAACCCCAGCACTACCACCAAAAACTTTGATTCGCAAATCATCCGACCATGCTTGAATCAAGTTTGGAACAAAGTGCACCGCCAACAATGCGCCCACCACCATCGCTATAAACCCAACCAAGGCTAACTTGATGATTGCCCCAACCACGGTTGTAGCGACAATCGCGCCAACCCCGCCAACCAGCGCCAAATCAAGCATCGGTTTGTATTGTGGGGCAAGACTTGTGCGAATCTGCTCCTCAAAATCTTCGCCATTGACCTGCGCTTGATCGTATTTTTCGAGCCATTCTTCGGCCCAGCGCAACTCGGTTTGGGCAGCAGCATACTCGGTTGGGTTAGTACTGGCATAGGCGGTTTCAGCCAAAGCTTGGTAGGCCGCTTCAGCTGCCGCCATCGGATTGCTCATAATTTGCTGGGCGGTTAATTGAATCACCTGCCAATCGGCCCAAGTTGCTTGCGAGCTAGCCGAGGCTTGGCAAATAATTCCAATTTTTTGGGCAGGATAAGCAAAATCAAAGCGAAAACTATTGCCTGCAATTTCAACCGTATGATTTTCGTACAAATAAACCGCTGGATGGGCTGCATGCCAAGCCACTGCAAACAAATCGTTGATCGCATTACCACTCGATTGTTGGCGTTGTTGCGGTTGATCACGCTGGCCGCTCAACTCGCGATCATAGGCTTGGCGCTTTTGGGCATCTTTCAGCACACCATAGGCAATATTCAA from Herpetosiphon gulosus harbors:
- a CDS encoding DUF1905 domain-containing protein, encoding MTFDFTGPIWFWKGPAPWYFVTVPFEQSQAIKAVAGLVTYGWGVIPAQVQIGQTTWSTSLIPKDGLYLVPIKKPIRLAEQLNEGDVVNIQLEIGQ
- a CDS encoding cache domain-containing protein, with the translated sequence MLHSLRRQVIVILLLGTSLLALLNLAINARGLVAVRNQATNDSTAALQAQAEQYLLRIAQSHAASTGQTVRGVQQLAVTTRTYLQQPTNQIPTLPELNVARNGRQYTSGATTVLVIANPDQAQALADIRYSQRLEDVLPSLQISVPEIVRISYLTANTLRTYPNMTPNDPPADWLPSQEAAYQASLPENNPSRALVWTEVHQSIDQSQALISVAAPVYANADFLGTVSVDVSLDRLSFYLKGLIVDQSSFAFLITRNGEVVAVTEAGQGGVVQQILTNQANLPSSSMISDLQAGRDGVTTVRLSGRGYVVAYAAISGIPWGLGLASPLDEITARTTETANQIATITNQSLGLSIGLALIAVILFGFGMALILRRQFLKPLTGLIGATNRVADGDLQPIEVESSNELGQLASSFNSMTAALQVSRQETEAKEAAREAAMQRLSEVVVNLEHSLAERQQLSQLLRDVASPVIPILKGVLVMPLIGSLDGERVQQATSILLTRVERERARKVLIDITGVPMMDEQAAQALLTMMNGLRLLGASVILVGVAPEVAQMLTTLSVDLSSVQTSADLRTAVAQLTRS
- the torT gene encoding TMAO reductase system periplasmic protein TorT, encoding MQTATKRSKWVLGSLLAASLAACGTAQPTAQPTSVPSATVALSQTSTSASYQVEVWNPPFDFASPRTSTDYVPLVLADKAETICVSIPHIKDSYWLAVNYGVVSEAERLGINVEIVEAGGYGNLPTQITQIRQCVANGAKAVVIGAISLDGLNDLIVELQSQKIPVIAFMNDISSKAITAKSLSVPGEGGQEIAKYLVQKHAKGSDAVDVAWFPGPEKAGWSKAADEKFKATITGGAINIVETKYGDTGKEEQAKLIEEVLIAHPEIDYIVGTGQTAVTAAEILRERKLQDKIKIMAYYISPEVYAELQSGGIQAAAVAPPVTIARIAIDQTVRILEGKEFMAHVGPKSFVIDTASLTSFDPTTSIPPETFKITLRVSQ
- a CDS encoding RidA family protein, encoding MKRFSLKLLLVMVMAATFSSISLASEGQALDKAQQAEQHRCRRPGVDCVFEKVEAYVEARYGVASLPALTPPTANYVYASQSGETVFISSAGPEILTGSGGFLKGELPTLSLATAQEAAMLSCVRGLRFLKSTIGDLDRVEHIVMVTGTVNVTPTYDDVTSGPVVGALGKTVDGCSDFLVEIFGPEAGKHARSSGGKVALPFNMATEIELIVEIK
- a CDS encoding cupin domain-containing protein encodes the protein MSEPFMPISVVLPEAGTTLIGDIRCKIPSAATNDQCTVLEVTLLPGQGAVMHQHEIEMEILVVQAGRCTVGDERNQWVLEVGGIAHFPQRTRHFFRNDHPETCVILITAIPGGLDRFFEALAAQAKNPAED